The region GCGTGCCGCGGGACCGCGCTCAGCGCCCGTGATGCTCGTGTCCGGGGGGCGCCAGGCGGGCGAAGGCTGTGATGACCGCCTCGCTGAGCGCGGGGTGGATGACCTGGGAATCGGCCAGCGGCGTGTACGACTGATCGCCCGCGTTCATGATGTACACGATTTGCTGCACCAGGATGGCCGCGTCGGTGCCGACGATGTGGCAGCCCAGGATTTTCCCCGTCTCCTGCTCCACGATCACCTTGACCAGGCTATCCTCCTCGCCCATGGCGTAGCCCTTCGTTACGTCGGTGTAACGGGCGCGCCCGACCAGAATCTTGCGCCCGGCGGCCAGGGCCTGCGCCTCGGTCATGCCCACCGAGCCGACCTGCGGGTAGCCGAACACGGCATGGGGCACTGCGTGGAAGTCCATCGGGTGGCGATGTCCCGTGGCGATGGCGTGCCACACGGCGTCGGCCTCGTGGTTGGCCGTGTGGCGGAACATGTGCTTGCCGATGGCGTCGCCCAGCGCCCAGATGTTGGGCTTGGTCGTCTCCAGGTACTCGTTGACGACAATCCACCCGTCCTTGTCGGTCTGGACGCCGGTCTTCTCGGGCTTCAGCAGGTCGGCGTTGGATCGCCTCCCCACGGCCAGCAGAATCTCATCGGCGGCGAAGTCGTAGGTCTCACCGTCGCTGCGGTCGCGGGCGGTTACGACTTTCTTGCCGTTGGCTTTGGCAACCCTGACAACCTCAAAGTTGGTGTGAATCTCCGCATACTTGGAGAATCGGCGGCGGACGATCTCCGATATCTCCGGCTCTTCTTCCTTCAGCAGGCGCGGATTGCGCCCCAGGATGGTAACCTTCGTCCCCATAGCCGAGAAGAAGTGGCCGTACTCGCAGGCGATGTAGCCCCCGCCGATGATGACAAGGCTTTCCGGCGGCTTCTGTAGGTTCAGCACGGACACGTTGTCCAGATAGCCCGCCTCGCGCAGCCCTTCCACGGGCGGCACCAGGGGCCTTGCGCCCGAGGCGATGAGGATTTTGGGCGCGGTGATGGTCTCCTTGCCGACGCGCAGGGTGTAGTCGCCGACGAATTCGCCCGTCCCGCGGTACACCTTGGGGTTGGCAGAGTGGGCCAGGGCGCGCTCCATCTCCTCTCGCCCCTCGTCCACGTAGGCGCGCATCCGCCGCATGATGAGGGCGAAGTCCACCCTGGAGACGCTGCCGTGTACCCCGATGGCGGCGGCGTCCTCAAGGGCGCGGACGACGTCGGCGGGGTACAGCAGAATCTTGGTGGGAATGCACCCGTTGTTCAGGCAGGTTCCGCCGAGGGGGCCGTGCTCCACGACGGCGACGCGCATGCCGTGGGCTGCCGCGTTCGCGGCCACGTTCATCCCGGCGCCCGAGCCAATGACGATGAGATCGTATTTGCGCATGATGGTCTCCTTGCTACAAGGGTTTGCTGCCGCCAGATTCATATTGTGCAGGGCGGCTGTGCGGTTCGGCCCCGCACGGACTGCGGAAATGTCGCGGGCATGTGCTATCCGCACTCGGGCGAAGTGCCCAAAC is a window of Chloroflexota bacterium DNA encoding:
- a CDS encoding dihydrolipoyl dehydrogenase, with translation MRKYDLIVIGSGAGMNVAANAAAHGMRVAVVEHGPLGGTCLNNGCIPTKILLYPADVVRALEDAAAIGVHGSVSRVDFALIMRRMRAYVDEGREEMERALAHSANPKVYRGTGEFVGDYTLRVGKETITAPKILIASGARPLVPPVEGLREAGYLDNVSVLNLQKPPESLVIIGGGYIACEYGHFFSAMGTKVTILGRNPRLLKEEEPEISEIVRRRFSKYAEIHTNFEVVRVAKANGKKVVTARDRSDGETYDFAADEILLAVGRRSNADLLKPEKTGVQTDKDGWIVVNEYLETTKPNIWALGDAIGKHMFRHTANHEADAVWHAIATGHRHPMDFHAVPHAVFGYPQVGSVGMTEAQALAAGRKILVGRARYTDVTKGYAMGEEDSLVKVIVEQETGKILGCHIVGTDAAILVQQIVYIMNAGDQSYTPLADSQVIHPALSEAVITAFARLAPPGHEHHGR